A single genomic interval of Stieleria maiorica harbors:
- a CDS encoding PQQ-binding-like beta-propeller repeat protein has protein sequence MSMKPLFRILSTIPLLFCFCSLASCDQPSKNAATGETSAATATASANHAGDFDWPRLLGKNFDGVAETSGIELDWTETPEVIWRLPVGDGYGLGCVVDGRYYHADAVRSDQPLGQRGFIERLRAFDLKDGRLIWSVDRPLEYRDMYGYETGPRGTPASDGKSILTFGCDGELCCRDITDGSLKWSVSTNQEYGVVQNFFGVGSSPLILDSMVIVPVGGSPAEDQQIAPGRLDRVIPNGSALVAFDLAGGDQVWKCGDDLASYSSPRPMKIGDKTVVLLFARNHLLAVDPEAGKVLWKQPHRADILESVNAMMPVVDGDRVFISECYQVGSRLMKVTPDGANTLWLDPPRNRRAQAMRCHWSTPVLVDGFLYGCSGRNNPDSDFRCVELATGKVRWSDDRGMRTSVTRAGEHLIVLDEYGRLEIVRPNPEKLEILAEYDFGDQLQTPCWAAPILVGDSMLIRGDGHVLCLAIATR, from the coding sequence ATGTCCATGAAACCTCTGTTCCGAATCCTCTCCACGATCCCGCTGCTGTTCTGCTTTTGCAGCCTCGCATCATGCGACCAGCCATCAAAGAACGCCGCCACGGGCGAAACTTCCGCTGCAACCGCAACGGCTTCCGCAAACCACGCCGGTGATTTCGATTGGCCGCGGTTGCTGGGGAAAAACTTTGACGGTGTCGCGGAAACCTCCGGCATCGAACTCGACTGGACGGAAACGCCCGAGGTCATCTGGCGGCTGCCGGTCGGCGACGGATACGGACTGGGGTGCGTGGTCGACGGGCGTTACTACCACGCCGACGCCGTGCGCAGTGACCAACCGCTCGGGCAGCGGGGGTTCATCGAGCGGTTGAGGGCATTTGATTTGAAAGACGGACGTTTGATCTGGTCGGTCGATCGTCCGCTGGAATACCGGGACATGTACGGGTACGAAACCGGTCCGCGGGGGACGCCGGCCAGCGACGGCAAATCGATCCTCACGTTCGGTTGCGACGGCGAGTTGTGTTGTCGCGACATCACCGACGGCTCGCTGAAATGGAGCGTCTCGACCAACCAGGAGTACGGCGTCGTCCAGAACTTTTTCGGCGTCGGGTCGTCACCGCTGATCCTGGATTCGATGGTGATCGTTCCGGTCGGCGGCAGCCCCGCAGAGGACCAACAAATCGCACCGGGACGCCTGGATCGCGTGATCCCCAACGGTTCGGCGCTGGTCGCTTTTGACCTAGCCGGCGGCGACCAGGTTTGGAAATGCGGCGACGACCTGGCCAGTTACAGCAGCCCGCGACCGATGAAGATCGGCGACAAAACGGTGGTGCTGTTGTTCGCCCGCAATCACTTGCTGGCGGTCGATCCGGAGGCGGGCAAAGTGCTGTGGAAACAGCCCCATCGCGCGGACATCCTGGAAAGCGTCAACGCGATGATGCCGGTCGTCGACGGCGATCGGGTTTTCATCAGCGAGTGTTACCAGGTCGGCAGCCGGCTGATGAAGGTCACGCCCGACGGCGCAAACACGTTGTGGCTGGACCCGCCACGGAATCGCCGCGCCCAAGCGATGCGTTGCCACTGGTCGACGCCGGTCTTGGTGGATGGATTCTTGTACGGTTGCAGCGGACGAAACAACCCCGACAGCGACTTTCGCTGCGTGGAACTGGCGACCGGAAAGGTCCGGTGGAGTGACGACCGGGGAATGCGAACGTCGGTCACCCGCGCCGGCGAGCACTTGATCGTGTTGGACGAGTACGGCCGGCTGGAGATCGTTCGCCCCAACCCGGAAAAGCTGGAGATTCTCGCGGAGTACGATTTCGGCGACCAGCTGCAAACCCCCTGCTGGGCGGCTCCGATCCTGGTCGGCGATTCGATGCTGATCCGCGGCGACGGCCACGTTCTTTGCCTGGCGATCGCGACGCGTTGA
- a CDS encoding ion transporter, with protein MSRRRSKAEQRPEGPPWRVLMHDVIFESDTPAGWVFDVALLLAILMSVTVVAVETIPSVAQRNWLILGRFEWFLTFLFTIEYGARLACARHPLRYAFSFWGVIDLLSVLPTYIGFFFVESDANSFVILRSIRLLRAFRVLKLWRMMDDAEELSQAIWKARHKIIVFLIVVLVAVTISGTLMYFVENVIPRMARGEGPLDDSEFTASQFDSIPQAMYWAIVTMTTVGYGDIVPKTTVGKFISATLILLGYSLIIVPSGFVTAELTSKKPVEPSDETTCPRCASTGHHDDAVYCYRCGERLSVDQSQREASASGT; from the coding sequence ATGAGCCGACGTCGATCGAAAGCCGAACAGCGTCCCGAGGGACCGCCGTGGCGCGTGCTGATGCACGACGTCATCTTCGAATCGGACACGCCCGCCGGCTGGGTGTTCGACGTCGCGCTGCTGCTTGCCATCCTGATGAGCGTCACGGTGGTGGCGGTCGAAACCATCCCCTCGGTCGCCCAGCGAAATTGGCTGATCTTGGGACGCTTCGAATGGTTTCTGACCTTCCTGTTCACGATCGAATACGGCGCGCGATTGGCCTGCGCCCGCCACCCGCTGCGCTACGCGTTCAGCTTTTGGGGCGTGATCGATCTGCTCAGCGTTCTGCCGACCTACATCGGATTCTTCTTTGTCGAAAGCGACGCAAACTCCTTTGTGATCCTTCGCAGCATCCGTCTGTTGCGTGCCTTTCGCGTGCTCAAGCTGTGGCGGATGATGGATGACGCCGAGGAACTGTCTCAGGCGATCTGGAAGGCCCGGCACAAGATCATCGTGTTTCTGATCGTGGTGTTGGTCGCCGTGACCATCAGCGGCACGTTGATGTACTTTGTCGAAAACGTGATCCCGCGGATGGCCCGCGGCGAAGGCCCGTTGGACGATTCGGAGTTCACCGCCAGCCAATTCGATTCGATCCCCCAGGCGATGTATTGGGCCATCGTCACGATGACCACGGTCGGTTATGGCGACATCGTTCCCAAGACGACGGTCGGAAAGTTCATCTCCGCGACGCTGATCCTGCTCGGTTACAGTTTGATCATCGTCCCTAGCGGATTCGTCACCGCCGAGCTGACGTCGAAAAAGCCGGTCGAACCCAGCGACGAAACCACCTGCCCACGCTGCGCGAGCACCGGGCACCATGATGACGCCGTGTACTGCTACCGCTGCGGAGAGCGACTGTCGGTCGACCAATCCCAGCGGGAAGCGTCGGCGAGCGGCACGTAA
- a CDS encoding relaxase family protein yields the protein MSYTTRSAKALAVAVLAAGSLVAGGCTSPATRGDAKLASFFDAPEWMKKAPWSKKEDEPPVPYPGPVKMATTWSPDVLVQTGKTPTRGFGGRLFFFDEKTKAVPVEGTLTIHGFEMGTDGNDAQVKPFKFTPEQFTKHFSQSDFGASYNIWIPWDAAGGEEKRVSLVPTFQTTAGKIVQGSPTTVILPGRKAERAMEVANNYLSPQYRGHKNAITQHATRPSGLVTTTIRRHTTSPDGTNTLPSGSLQDRVNAMAASYRNATNDGATPFIDVPSTTPPVVAQTPSRTPAGVMPASAVMSDRESNSVRSAGAAVTAPRRIQSPVSSTR from the coding sequence ATGTCATACACCACACGCAGCGCCAAAGCCTTGGCTGTCGCCGTTCTTGCTGCCGGATCGCTTGTCGCCGGCGGATGCACCAGCCCGGCGACACGGGGCGATGCCAAACTCGCCAGCTTTTTCGACGCACCGGAATGGATGAAGAAGGCCCCCTGGTCTAAGAAGGAAGACGAGCCGCCGGTTCCCTATCCTGGACCGGTCAAGATGGCCACGACCTGGTCGCCCGATGTGCTGGTTCAAACCGGCAAGACCCCGACACGCGGGTTCGGCGGCCGGCTGTTCTTCTTCGATGAAAAAACCAAAGCGGTTCCGGTCGAAGGCACCTTGACGATCCATGGATTCGAAATGGGGACCGACGGCAACGACGCCCAGGTCAAACCGTTTAAATTCACCCCGGAACAATTCACCAAGCACTTCAGCCAAAGCGATTTCGGGGCCAGCTACAACATCTGGATCCCCTGGGACGCCGCCGGCGGAGAAGAAAAACGCGTCTCGCTGGTTCCCACGTTCCAGACCACCGCAGGCAAGATCGTCCAAGGCAGCCCGACCACGGTGATCCTGCCGGGCCGCAAGGCGGAACGTGCGATGGAAGTGGCAAACAATTATCTGTCGCCGCAATACCGCGGGCACAAGAACGCGATCACGCAACATGCCACGCGTCCCAGCGGACTGGTGACGACCACGATTCGACGTCACACCACGTCGCCGGATGGAACCAACACGTTGCCCAGCGGTTCACTGCAGGACCGCGTCAACGCGATGGCCGCGTCGTACCGAAACGCCACCAACGACGGTGCGACTCCGTTCATCGATGTTCCGTCGACCACGCCGCCGGTTGTGGCACAGACACCCAGTAGAACGCCGGCCGGGGTGATGCCGGCCAGTGCCGTCATGTCCGATCGCGAAAGCAACTCGGTACGATCGGCCGGCGCCGCGGTGACCGCGCCGCGGCGAATCCAATCGCCGGTGAGTTCCACGAGGTAG
- a CDS encoding secretin N-terminal domain-containing protein, which produces MNAEAYHRYMQANTGVSPQGHVRTVAATTPASAVADSPQLRKLAVPSIHADAIATALSLRYQDLPGITISPDPANSQLVVMAPAKDQAVIASQVKSLVAGAVRQASSVSAGPISVRLQNISWREFERDLKQAAGQDVPMTTRNNGNQVTFQMNVPPMQGTLVEVDRRQNQVTVRAPDPAIPGWEKMISALDRVPNRYDDVTQVHRLQKADMAPVQRTMRLLRALRGDDMPQPGTSVFRNAVMQADQGSTPDTAGPQDGPSAGTEGAGPLGDVQIEYVPELGQIIVKGATRDVQRVMELIKEIESKAQLTQPDSKVVALQHADANAVAELLTQLYDDVLSTRQGDVSITSLDSPNALLLIGRAEAIASLEELIRKIDQPVEEASRLRVFRLQNASAVDAQDAILTFFSNRPGIEEDVRNGLGPRVRVSADYRTNSLIVSAAPRDMTEVTRLINELDVEKTPATSELRVFPLNNAVAEDLATTLQDAFATGEVASAGDATAPSTSLSILTVDSDERRMVESGILAGATITAETNSNSIVVRAPSSSMPLIAELIRQLDKAPGIDSLVKVFTIENGDAAQLTVSLETLFGSDAATSGTSIGGANAAGLPSSTAAAESSLVPLRFSTDIRTNSIVASGSSSDLEVVESILLRLDSEGFAERITEVIWLKHNEAVLVAAAITNYVNERQQSQTTIQQYQQGLGPYDLLDRDIVAIAEENFNSILLSVSPRLYEEVRLLIERLDRRRPMVLIKVMLAEVALEDAFEIGTELGLQDSLAFSRGQAAGAFADTISPGDPGFNFNNAGVPDTNDFGQGNLAATTVSTFGLGQSNPAIGYGGFVLNAASESVSLLFRTLQDAGRAQIISRPQLMTADNSEALINVGRQIARFRGSTVTNNNVTQNIEDITVGLILNIRPRVGSDGTILMDVDVTRSDRDEGNGTVVPDGTGGTVLIEDIVDTTAQATLSVMSGQTVIMGGLIQKSRANNSRRLPYLSNIPVLGNLFKYDFEAERRNELLVVLTPMLVTGEDDLEYIKQTESSRMSWCLADVVEAHGDVGLSGGYGLWGPAIGPTIYPDMQPTIDGEIVVGELPPGVITDQKKPVVGRPAGESILNQGFETETLPPARPADSLPTPPQPDVNQSSFRLPAGMIGSEGDQTLPASWIKPSGQ; this is translated from the coding sequence ATGAACGCCGAGGCCTACCATCGATACATGCAAGCCAATACCGGAGTGTCGCCCCAAGGGCACGTTCGTACGGTTGCCGCAACAACGCCGGCATCGGCGGTCGCTGATTCTCCGCAATTGCGAAAACTGGCGGTCCCGTCGATCCATGCCGATGCGATCGCAACGGCGCTCAGCCTTCGCTACCAGGACCTGCCGGGAATCACGATTTCGCCCGACCCGGCCAACAGCCAATTGGTGGTGATGGCGCCGGCCAAGGACCAGGCGGTGATCGCATCGCAAGTCAAGTCGCTGGTCGCCGGTGCGGTCCGCCAAGCGTCTTCGGTTTCGGCCGGCCCGATCAGCGTGCGGCTGCAGAACATTTCCTGGCGCGAGTTCGAACGCGACTTGAAACAGGCCGCCGGTCAAGACGTTCCGATGACGACCCGCAACAACGGCAACCAGGTCACGTTCCAGATGAACGTCCCGCCGATGCAAGGGACGTTGGTCGAAGTGGACCGCCGGCAAAACCAAGTCACCGTCCGAGCCCCCGATCCCGCGATCCCCGGCTGGGAAAAAATGATCAGCGCCTTGGACCGAGTGCCCAATCGTTACGACGACGTCACCCAAGTGCACCGCTTGCAAAAGGCGGACATGGCACCGGTGCAACGCACGATGCGATTGTTGCGTGCACTGCGTGGCGATGACATGCCCCAACCCGGTACCAGCGTTTTCCGCAACGCGGTGATGCAAGCCGATCAAGGCAGCACGCCCGATACCGCTGGCCCGCAAGACGGACCATCCGCCGGCACGGAAGGCGCCGGCCCGCTGGGCGATGTGCAAATCGAATACGTTCCCGAACTGGGACAGATCATCGTCAAAGGTGCAACCCGCGACGTCCAGCGGGTGATGGAATTGATCAAGGAGATCGAATCCAAAGCACAACTGACCCAGCCCGATTCCAAAGTCGTCGCGCTTCAGCACGCCGACGCCAATGCGGTCGCCGAATTGCTGACCCAGCTGTACGACGACGTCCTGTCGACGCGTCAAGGTGATGTCAGCATCACATCGCTGGACAGCCCCAACGCGTTGCTGTTGATCGGCCGTGCCGAAGCGATCGCGTCGCTGGAAGAATTGATCCGCAAGATCGACCAGCCCGTCGAAGAAGCCAGCCGGCTGCGGGTGTTCCGATTGCAGAACGCCTCGGCCGTCGACGCCCAGGACGCCATTTTGACGTTCTTCAGCAACCGTCCGGGCATCGAAGAAGACGTTCGCAACGGACTGGGACCACGCGTGCGTGTCTCGGCCGATTACCGCACCAATTCATTGATCGTCAGTGCCGCACCGCGGGACATGACCGAGGTGACGCGATTGATCAACGAGCTGGACGTGGAGAAGACGCCGGCGACGAGTGAATTGCGAGTCTTTCCGCTCAACAACGCGGTCGCCGAAGACCTGGCCACCACCCTGCAAGACGCGTTTGCGACCGGCGAAGTCGCCTCGGCCGGTGATGCCACCGCGCCGTCGACATCCCTGTCGATCCTGACCGTCGACAGCGACGAACGACGGATGGTGGAATCCGGCATCTTGGCCGGAGCCACTATCACCGCGGAAACCAATTCCAACTCGATCGTCGTTCGCGCCCCGTCGTCCAGCATGCCGCTGATCGCCGAATTGATCCGCCAATTGGACAAAGCCCCCGGCATCGACTCGCTGGTCAAAGTGTTCACGATCGAAAACGGCGATGCGGCTCAATTGACCGTATCGTTGGAAACCCTGTTCGGTTCCGATGCGGCGACCAGTGGAACCAGCATCGGTGGTGCCAACGCCGCCGGGCTGCCCTCGTCGACGGCCGCAGCGGAAAGCTCGCTCGTGCCGCTCCGCTTTTCGACCGACATCCGCACCAACAGCATCGTGGCCAGCGGATCGTCGTCGGACTTGGAAGTCGTCGAAAGCATCCTACTGCGACTCGACAGCGAAGGCTTTGCCGAACGCATCACCGAAGTGATTTGGCTGAAGCACAACGAAGCGGTGTTGGTCGCCGCGGCGATCACCAACTACGTCAACGAACGCCAGCAATCGCAAACCACGATCCAGCAGTACCAGCAAGGTCTGGGACCCTACGATCTGTTGGACCGTGACATCGTTGCGATCGCCGAAGAGAACTTTAACAGCATCCTGTTGAGCGTCTCGCCGCGACTGTACGAAGAAGTCCGATTGCTGATCGAACGACTCGACCGCCGCCGCCCGATGGTGTTGATCAAGGTGATGTTGGCCGAAGTCGCATTGGAAGACGCATTCGAAATCGGGACAGAGCTCGGCCTGCAGGATTCGCTGGCGTTCAGCCGCGGCCAGGCTGCCGGAGCCTTCGCGGACACCATCAGCCCGGGTGATCCGGGGTTCAATTTCAACAACGCCGGCGTCCCGGATACCAATGATTTCGGTCAGGGCAACTTGGCGGCCACCACCGTGTCGACCTTCGGGCTCGGACAGAGCAACCCCGCGATCGGCTACGGCGGTTTCGTGCTCAACGCCGCAAGCGAGTCGGTCAGTTTGCTGTTCCGAACGTTGCAGGACGCCGGTCGGGCACAAATCATCAGCCGTCCGCAGTTGATGACCGCCGACAACTCCGAAGCCCTGATCAACGTCGGTCGGCAAATCGCACGATTCCGCGGTAGCACCGTGACCAACAACAACGTGACCCAGAACATCGAAGACATCACGGTGGGATTGATTCTGAACATTCGGCCGCGTGTCGGAAGCGACGGAACGATCCTGATGGATGTCGACGTGACGCGATCGGACCGCGACGAAGGAAACGGCACCGTGGTTCCCGACGGCACCGGAGGAACGGTATTGATCGAAGACATCGTCGACACGACCGCCCAAGCGACGCTTTCGGTCATGAGCGGTCAGACGGTGATCATGGGTGGATTGATTCAGAAGAGTCGCGCCAACAACAGCCGACGGCTTCCGTACCTGTCGAACATCCCCGTCCTGGGCAACCTGTTCAAATACGACTTCGAAGCCGAGCGACGCAACGAATTGTTGGTCGTGTTGACGCCGATGCTGGTCACCGGCGAAGACGACTTGGAGTACATCAAGCAAACCGAATCGAGCCGGATGAGTTGGTGTCTGGCCGACGTGGTGGAAGCCCACGGCGACGTCGGCTTGAGCGGCGGCTATGGCCTGTGGGGACCCGCGATCGGGCCGACGATCTACCCCGACATGCAGCCGACCATCGACGGTGAAATCGTCGTCGGCGAGTTGCCGCCCGGCGTGATCACCGACCAGAAGAAACCCGTCGTCGGTCGGCCCGCCGGAGAATCGATCCTGAATCAGGGATTCGAAACCGAGACGCTGCCCCCGGCACGTCCCGCGGACTCGCTGCCCACGCCGCCACAGCCCGATGTGAATCAGTCGTCGTTCCGGTTGCCCGCCGGGATGATTGGAAGCGAAGGAGATCAAACGCTGCCGGCCAGTTGGATCAAACCGTCCGGGCAGTAG
- a CDS encoding amidohydrolase family protein: MITLGGQILQSEPEGYATIRPGVVEIAEGRIVGVEFGQVSNRVDHGGPDALICPGFIDTHLHLPQFDSIGAAGMRLLPWLKDVIFPAEQRWNDLDFAKSMIDRVARQCLGVGTTGVCAYATVNHEATIAALTAFRDIGFRGVIGQVMMDRDAPPPLLRPRGQLIDEVSRTLDQFPPDRPMAAAVTPRFALSCSEALLEDAGRLAASYDAIVQTHLAETVAECDAVGKRFGGRDYVNVYACAALLTPRSILGHGIHLDSQSQDRLARCGSIIAHCPTANSFLGSGTMNRHSHLSHGIPLTLGSDIGAGFERSMVRVGRAMIEAAMRISLAAGHGVDDQVRIPSAAEAWHQITAGNAAALRWNDVGRIAVDQRADLLVIRPDIAWLDSRQPLATLMFAWDDRWIETTILEGRVRFCSA; this comes from the coding sequence ATGATCACTCTTGGCGGCCAAATCCTGCAGTCCGAACCTGAGGGATACGCGACGATCCGGCCGGGAGTCGTGGAAATCGCCGAGGGCCGAATCGTCGGCGTGGAGTTTGGCCAAGTGTCCAACCGGGTCGATCACGGTGGTCCCGACGCACTGATTTGCCCCGGATTCATCGACACCCACCTGCATCTCCCCCAATTTGACTCGATCGGGGCCGCCGGAATGCGGCTGCTGCCCTGGTTAAAAGACGTGATTTTCCCGGCCGAACAACGCTGGAACGATCTCGATTTTGCCAAGTCGATGATCGATCGCGTCGCAAGGCAGTGCCTTGGGGTGGGAACGACCGGCGTTTGCGCCTATGCCACCGTCAACCATGAAGCCACGATCGCTGCGTTGACGGCGTTTCGCGACATCGGTTTTCGCGGCGTGATCGGGCAGGTGATGATGGATCGGGACGCGCCGCCGCCGCTACTGCGTCCGAGAGGGCAATTGATCGACGAGGTGTCACGGACGCTGGATCAATTTCCGCCCGACAGGCCAATGGCCGCGGCGGTCACGCCGCGATTCGCACTTTCCTGCAGCGAGGCGTTGCTGGAGGATGCGGGGCGGTTGGCCGCATCCTATGACGCGATCGTCCAGACTCATTTGGCCGAAACGGTGGCCGAATGTGACGCGGTCGGCAAACGGTTCGGCGGCCGAGACTACGTTAATGTTTATGCCTGTGCCGCACTGCTGACGCCGCGCAGCATCCTCGGGCACGGCATCCATTTAGATTCGCAGTCCCAAGACCGACTGGCACGCTGCGGCAGCATCATCGCTCATTGCCCGACGGCGAATTCCTTTCTCGGCAGCGGGACGATGAATCGTCACTCACATCTTTCCCACGGGATCCCGTTGACGCTCGGCAGCGACATCGGGGCGGGATTTGAACGCAGCATGGTCCGCGTCGGACGGGCGATGATCGAAGCGGCGATGCGGATCTCGCTGGCCGCGGGGCACGGGGTTGATGATCAGGTGCGAATCCCGTCGGCCGCCGAAGCCTGGCACCAAATCACCGCTGGAAACGCCGCCGCACTGCGGTGGAACGACGTGGGCCGCATCGCCGTGGATCAGCGTGCCGATCTGTTGGTCATCCGGCCCGATATCGCGTGGTTGGATTCACGCCAGCCACTGGCGACGTTGATGTTTGCTTGGGATGATCGTTGGATCGAAACGACGATCTTGGAAGGACGCGTTCGATTTTGTTCGGCATAG
- a CDS encoding response regulator, with the protein MSKNLLVVDDHLVIRMGLKAMLEGTDLVVAEEACNAAEALAAVERSVPDCVLMDIRMDGGDGLNTLGRLKLDHPDLPIVLYSAYDNPTYIARAVALGAAGYVLKSAPRERLIDALNTAASGESAWTREELRRVTGALATPRLSQELDVPLTHRESEVLRQMAQGLTNKEIAKMLGISYETVKEHVQHILRKIGVTDRTQAAVWAVRKNLV; encoded by the coding sequence ATGAGTAAGAATCTATTAGTAGTCGACGATCATTTGGTCATCCGGATGGGCCTGAAAGCGATGCTGGAAGGAACGGATCTGGTGGTCGCCGAAGAAGCCTGCAATGCGGCAGAAGCCCTGGCAGCAGTGGAGCGTTCGGTGCCCGATTGTGTTTTGATGGACATCCGAATGGACGGCGGCGACGGACTGAACACGCTGGGACGTTTGAAGCTGGACCATCCCGATCTGCCGATCGTGCTCTACTCGGCCTATGACAATCCGACCTACATCGCCCGCGCGGTGGCTCTGGGAGCAGCCGGTTACGTCCTCAAATCCGCTCCGCGTGAGCGATTGATCGACGCCCTGAACACAGCGGCAAGCGGCGAATCGGCTTGGACCCGCGAAGAATTGCGTCGCGTCACCGGTGCATTGGCCACGCCGCGATTGAGCCAAGAATTGGACGTGCCGTTGACCCATCGCGAAAGCGAAGTGTTGCGTCAGATGGCCCAAGGTCTGACCAACAAAGAAATCGCCAAGATGCTGGGCATCAGCTACGAAACGGTCAAGGAACATGTCCAGCACATCTTGCGTAAGATCGGCGTGACCGACCGCACGCAAGCGGCTGTCTGGGCCGTGCGAAAGAACCTGGTTTGA
- a CDS encoding YdcF family protein, with protein sequence MGPDQEAAAAPNAHDALARPIGWFRAIMIGALGAGVLAVVLVTWAGIQSGRSPAERTATSLVMPVAMIWLSLLAAAIASGLRKCGPLTIILTVAWLTFGLAFNGRVAGRLLRSLEYPAAADPASQLVQPLDAVVLLGGFAHDNRFDVPQLGHDGQRLLLAAQLWHAGKTKTLICTGTGTEDYRDPSRIGRELLTSVGVPDQVIFEVPGVNTDAEMIYLKSFFEAPPGTWLQLVGPNREKPNGASRGGVSVGLVTSAVHLSRAMRLAEKRGLEFTPLGCNFNGRPIARLSPRDLIPSAGAGRSFAIAFKEQLAWVVGR encoded by the coding sequence ATGGGCCCTGATCAGGAAGCAGCCGCCGCACCTAACGCGCACGATGCGCTCGCGCGTCCGATCGGCTGGTTCCGAGCGATCATGATCGGCGCCCTCGGGGCGGGTGTGCTGGCCGTCGTGCTGGTCACCTGGGCGGGGATTCAAAGCGGGCGGTCTCCGGCCGAACGCACGGCGACCAGTTTGGTCATGCCTGTTGCCATGATCTGGTTGTCTCTATTGGCCGCCGCCATTGCCAGTGGTCTGCGGAAGTGCGGGCCGCTGACAATCATCCTCACGGTCGCCTGGTTGACCTTCGGACTCGCGTTCAACGGCCGGGTCGCCGGTCGTTTGCTACGATCACTGGAGTACCCCGCGGCGGCAGATCCGGCCAGCCAGCTTGTACAGCCGCTCGATGCCGTGGTCTTGCTCGGCGGGTTCGCCCACGACAATCGATTCGACGTCCCGCAACTCGGCCACGACGGCCAACGATTGCTACTGGCCGCCCAACTCTGGCACGCGGGAAAAACAAAAACGCTGATCTGTACCGGAACGGGTACCGAGGACTACCGAGATCCGTCGCGGATCGGCCGCGAGCTGTTGACATCGGTCGGCGTGCCCGATCAGGTCATTTTTGAAGTACCTGGTGTCAACACCGATGCGGAGATGATTTATTTGAAGTCCTTTTTCGAGGCCCCCCCGGGCACATGGCTGCAGCTCGTAGGTCCAAATCGCGAGAAACCGAATGGGGCCTCCCGCGGAGGGGTTTCGGTCGGGTTGGTCACTTCGGCAGTCCACCTGTCCAGGGCAATGCGACTGGCGGAAAAACGCGGATTGGAGTTCACCCCCTTGGGATGCAACTTCAACGGACGACCGATCGCCAGACTCTCGCCACGCGATCTGATCCCGTCGGCCGGGGCGGGCCGGTCGTTTGCGATCGCGTTCAAGGAGCAGCTCGCATGGGTTGTAGGCAGGTAA